One genomic segment of Musa acuminata AAA Group cultivar baxijiao chromosome BXJ3-3, Cavendish_Baxijiao_AAA, whole genome shotgun sequence includes these proteins:
- the LOC135633895 gene encoding pterin-4-alpha-carbinolamine dehydratase 2, mitochondrial-like — protein MIRVMQTRLLALANVPLLRAKAPFQGHGCSDCWIVKLHTGHVNVSSNRRFTHGFCSCSLPQDLAGKKCVPCNSKDIRAMSEQSANELLVQVQGWGLVCEGGILKLHRSWKVKSFTKGLEFFQLVANTAEAEGHHPDLHLVGWNNVKIDLWTHSAGGLTENDFILAAKINTLSFDHLLRKKASA, from the exons ATGATTCGGGTGATGCAGACGCGATTGCTCGCGCTCGCCAAT GTTCCTCTTCTGAGAGCCAAGGCACCGTTCCAGGGTCATGGATG TTCAGATTGTTGGATTGTCAAGCTGCATACAGGCCATGTTAACGTGTCATCAAATAGGAGATTTACCCATGgtttttgttcttgttctttacCCCAAG ATTTAGCTGGCAAGAAATGTGTCCCATGCAACTCAAAGGATATACGAGCTATGTCAGAACAATCAGCCAATGAACTCcttgttcag GTGCAAGGATGGGGCTTGGTATGTGAAGGAGGCATCCTGAAGTTGCATCGATCATGGAAAGTGAAGAGTTTTACCAAAGGATTGGAGTTCTTTCAGCTTGTAGCGAATACTGCAGAGGCAGAAG GTCATCATCCTGACCTTCATCTGGTTGGTTGGAATAATGTAAAAATTGACTTGTGGACTCACTCAGCTG GAGGGCTCACCGAAAACGATTTTATACTTGCTGCAAAGATCAACACACTCAGTTTTGACCATCTTCTGAGAAAAAAAGCTTCTGCTTAG